A single window of Rhipicephalus microplus isolate Deutch F79 chromosome 5, USDA_Rmic, whole genome shotgun sequence DNA harbors:
- the LOC142817698 gene encoding uncharacterized protein LOC142817698 has product MEKLEEFLGPASGKIVKIARQKRHMQKFLEDLDAVLVDASEDASEEVMLTAAICVLPAMVKERMDAFICKFDPTKTHYVPTVTFMGNVLTSDAFAVRLEDIEIAEKSLLAAISTQMALYWATNIVFDKKAQRTFDVLSRALKVKSGLRPTPLVSVTLTTLSH; this is encoded by the exons ATGGAGAAACTGGAAGAATTCTTGGGGCCTGCTTCAGGAAAAATAGTAAAAATAGCCAGACAGAAACGTCACATGCAAAAGTTTCTGGAAGACCTCGATGCTGTTCTTGTCGATGCCTCTGAAGATGCATCCGAGG AGGTGATGCTCACTGCTGCTATTTGTGTCCTTCCGGCAATGGTGAAGGAAAGAATGGATGCTTTCATCTGCAAATTT gaCCCCACAAAGACGCACTACGTGCCCACAGTCACATTCATGGGAAATGTGTTGACATCTGATGCATTTGCTGTGAGGCTGGAGGACATCGAAATTGCAGAGAAGAGCCTCTTGGCAGCAATTTCCACCCAGATGGCACTATACTGGGCTACCAATATAGTTTTTGATAAAAAAGCTCAACGAACGTTTGACGTTCTATCCCGCGCTCTTAAAGTGAAGAGTGGCCTACGGCCAACACCACTAGTCAGCGTAACACTGACCACCCTGAGCCATtaa
- the LOC142817228 gene encoding protein argonaute-2-like, with product MARDLSERERMARDLSERERMARDLSERERMARDLSERERMARDLSELERMARDLWERERMARDLWERERMARDLWERERMARDLWERERMARDLSEEGYGQEFVGGGYGQEFVGGGYGQEFVGAYPQGHIEYTARQSNPVGTYSSKQLDSATSLQLHSAYGHHSVTSESDSYAAAVTPQQVSSLYQTFENCDYSPSTEPPSQSLPGELAKLRIHGPQETFQRRPPQRADERWHSKRTGTYTTHSPMQRAVGGHQVQAQQIGYETSVQSQPVTSGLYGYGAESSSDHGKAPRRPYSGSSKNKWPPTTPSGFYTKSQSSSDESYQQGFSRGSWNSNNERKVSESHRPGTSQVSSPSQSSPSMDGATSTSGTVASTKVRANHFQLKMQTNIVLYRYSVEIRQVDENGKTLPEGEKVGTSAKLRAFAVFANALDDQRPIFDGQESFYSMKDLQQGRTKIVSLGGEKDKRHYSVRIHDRKELQHSGHWTSLAADFVQALDVAIRCALSNDRMRIGRLLFGKEDDEKLVKRFGETGLEPYRGVLTSARRGQSEMFLNVDTILTGFYKTCPLTDLLQGLGNTVQTIACPLNEVCVKFLKSLIGFKIEVRHQGYTRVRKIESITPETAAQLKLGEPKDSTTGSIAEYFDKYGGLQYPDLPCVKVVSSRTCYYPLEKCFLKLGQKGTSKLPCELARPKERFEFAINIVNELIEKREQYFSPFVKEIVPEPVETEYKILPILQTSRTTVLAGEVKWKIVNTCETNAYIEDFINGIQEVGGEMGVAMSDPMLEGRRPPGIKPDQNDHSGFHIVVFVLNRKNSVHYPRIKYLAEIKCGLITQCVVQSIKMKGRNFQMNVMRKIKAKLGVVDKAMPVDKLSFEDFLVMGADVSHHSPNESKPSVAAIVASIDDCASRYVAAIRPQQKFNNKKRVETIMEMTSMAKELFGYCAEKLRKNPKHILFYRDGVSEGEFRNVCGTELANLKRACRNAFGVEPKITFVTVQKRHRTRFTLNDGNVPPGTVVNTTITQEPEREFFLCSHTPVRGTARPAHYRVYVDECDLPPERLQEITFSLCHMYARCDTPVSIPAPVYYAHLAAARASCHMKGNPQDTTDPINIAESVKKKMFFV from the exons ATGGCCAGGGACCTGTCGGAGCGGGAGCGTATGGCCAGGGACCTGTCGGAGCGGGAGCGTATGGCCAGGGACCTGTCGGAGCGGGAGCGTATGGCCAGGGACCTGTCGGAGCGGGAGCGTATGGCCAGGGACCTGTCGGAGCTGGAGCGTATGGCCAGGGACCTGTGGGAGCGGGAGCGTATGGCCAGGGACCTGTGGGAGCGGGAGCGTATGGCCAGGGACCTGTGGGAGCGGGAGCGTATGGCCAGGGACCTGTGGGAGCGGGAGCGTATGGCCAGGGACCTGTCGGAGGAGG GGTACGGCCAGGAGTTTGTCGGAGGAGGGTACGGCCAGGAGTTTGTCGGAGGAGGGTACGGCCAGGAGTTTGTCGGAGCATACCCCCAGGGGCATATTGAATACACCGCAAGACAATCAAACCCTGTGGGAACGTACTCCAGTAAACAGCTGGATTCTGCCACATCCCTTCAATTGCACAGTGCATATGGCCATCACTCTGTCACTAGTGAGTCCGATAGTTATGCAGCTGCTGTAACCCCTCAACAGGTCTCGTCTCTTTACCAAACATTCGAAAACTGCGACTACAGCCCGTCAACTGAACCACCTTCACAGTCACTTCCAGGGGAACTCGCTAAGCTCAGAATCCACGGCCCACAAGAAACGTTTCAACGTAGGCCTCCGCAACGAGCAGATGAAAGATGGCATAGCAAGCGGACGGGCACGTACACCACGCATTCTCCGATGCAACGTGCAGTCGGTGGTCACCAAGTACAGGCACAGCAGATTGGCTATGAAACTTCAGTGCAATCACAACCTGTAACGTCTGGGCTCTACGGGTACGGGGCGGAATCAAGCTCCGACCACGGGAAGGCTCCAAGAAGGCCATACTCGGGATCATCCAAAAata AGTGGCCTCCTACCACGCCATCGGGTTTCTACACCAAAAGCCAATCAAGTTCAGACGAATCGTATCAACAAGGCTTCAGTCGTGGTTCTTGGAACTCTAACAATGAAAGGAAAGTTAGCGAAAGCCATCGCCCAGGCACCAGTCAAG TGTCTTCCCCGAGCCAGTCTTCCCCGTCGATGGACGGCGCCACATCAACCAGTGGAACTGTTGCGTCCACTAAAGTTAGGGCGAATCATTTCCAGCTTAAGATGCAGACTAATATAGTGTTGTACCGCTACAGTGTTGAAATTAGGCAAGTTGACGAGAACGGGAAGACTCTGCCAGAAGGCGAGAAAGTTGGCACTTCCGCCAAGCTGCGTGCGTTCGCAGTGTTCGCCAACGCACTCGACGATCAACGCCCTATTTTCGACGGACAGGAATCATTTTACTCGATGAAGGACCTGCAACAGGGCCGTACGAAAATTGTCAGCTTGGGTGGAGAAAAAGATAAACGACATTATAGCGTCCGTATCCATGACAGGAAAGAGCTGCAACATTCAGGTCACTGGACATCACTGGCCGCAGACTTTGTGCAAGCGCTTGACGTAGCCATTCGCTGCGCCCTGTCCAATGACCGCATGCGCATTGGCAGGCTCCTGTTCGGCAAAGAAGATGACGAAAAATTGGTAAAGCGATTTGGTGAGACTGGTTTGGAACCCTACCGTGGCGTTCTCACCAGCGCCCGCCGGGGGCAGTCGGAAATGTTCTTAAACGTGGACACGATACTGACTGGCTTTTACAAGACCTGTCCACTCACCGATCTGCTGCAGGGTTTAGGCAATACTGTCCAGACGATAGCTTGCCCACTTAACGAGGTGTGTGTGAAGTTTCTCAAAAGTCTAATAGGCTTCAAGATCGAAGTCAGGCATCAGGGTTACACACGCGTTCGCAAAATCGAGTCTATCACGCCGGAAACTGCCGCACAACTAAAGCTTGGGGAACCAAAGGACTCGACGACAGGTTCAATAGCAGAGTACTTCGATAAATATGGTGGGCTTCAATATCCTGATCTTCCATGCGTAAAGGTTGTCAGTAGCAGGACATGCTATTACCCTTTGGAAAAGTGCTTCTTGAAGTTGGGACAAAAAGGCACCAGCAAACTACCGTGTGAATTGGCGCGTCCCAAAGAAAGGTTTGAGTTTGCCATAAATATTGTAAACGAATTGATCGAAAAGCGCGAACAATACTTTAGTCCCTTCGTCAAAGAGATTGTTCCAGAACCTGTCGAGACGGAGTACAAGATCTTGCCTATCTTGCAGACTAGTCGCACGACGGTCCTTGCAGGCGAAGTGAAGTGGAAAATAGTGAACACATGTGAAACCAATGCGTATATTGAGGACTTCATAAACGGTATACAGGAGGTAGGAGGTGAAATGGGTGTCGCAATGTCCGATCCCATGCTTGAAGGGCGGCGCCCTCCGGGTATTAAACCCGACCAAAACGACCACAGTGGATTCCACATCGTCGTTTTTGTTTTGAATAGAAAGAACTCCGTTCACTACCCCCGCATCAAATATTTGGCCGAAATTAAGTGCGGCTTGATAACTCAGTGTGTCGTGCAGAGCATAAAAATGAAAGGACGTAATTTTCAAATGAACGTAATGCGCAAGATAAAGGCAAAGCTTGGCGTCGTTGACAAAGCCATGCCAGTCGACAAGCTCTCATTCGAGGATTTCCTCGTCATGGGCGCCGACGTCAGCCACCACAGCCCCAATGAGTCGAAGCCTTCCGTCGCCGCCATCGTCGCCAGCATCGATGACTGCGCCTCTCGCTACGTTGCTGCAATCCGCCCTCAGCAGAAGTTCAACAATAAGAAACGCGTCGAAACGATTATGGAAATGACGAGTATGGCCAAGGAACTTTTCGGTTACTGCGCGGAAAAACTGCGCAAAAATCCCAAGCACATATTATTCTACCGCGATGGCGTTAGTGAGGGCGAGTTCCGCAATGTTTGCGGAACGGAGCTGGCAAACTTGAAACGCGCGTGCCGGAATGCGTTTGGTGTTGAGCCGAAAATCACGTTTGTTACGGTCCAGAAGCGGCACAGGACCCGCTTCACGCTCAATGACGGTAACGTGCCTCCAGGCACGGTTGTCAACACGACCATCACGCAAGAACCGGAGCGCGAGTTTTTTCTGTGCTCTCACACTCCCGTCAGAGGCACAGCTCGGCCCGCCCATTACCGCGTGTACGTCGACGAGTGCGACCTCCCACCCGAGAGGCTACAGGAGATCACGTTCAGCCTATGTCACATGTACGCTCGCTGCGATACGCCGGTGTCCATCCCAGCGCCAGTCTACTACGCCCACCTTGCTGCAGCTCGTGCGAGCTGCCACATGAAGGGCAATCCACAAGACACCACGGATCCCATCAATATTGCAGAAAGCGTGAAAAAAAAGATGTTCTTCGTTTAG
- the LOC142817229 gene encoding uncharacterized protein LOC142817229 — translation MARDLSEEERMARDLSEEERMARDLSEEERMARDLSEEERMARDLSEQERMARGLSEQERMARGLSEQERMARGLSEQERMARSLSEQERMARGLSEQERMARDLSEQERMARDLSERERMARDLSERERMARDLSERERMARDLSERERMARYL, via the coding sequence ATGGCCAGGGACCTGTCGGAGGAGGAGCGTATGGCCAGGGACCTGTCGGAGGAGGAGCGTATGGCCAGGGACTTGTCGGAGGAGGAGCGTATGGCCAGGGACCTGTCGGAGGAGGAGCGTATGGCCAGGGACCTGTCGGAGCAGGAGCGTATGGCCCGGGGCCTGTCGGAGCAGGAGCGTATGGCCCGGGGCCTGTCGGAGCAGGAGCGTATGGCCCGGGGCCTGTCGGAGCAGGAGCGTATGGCCCGGAGCCTGTCGGAGCAGGAGCGTATGGCCCGGGGCCTGTCGGAGCAGGAGCGTATGGCCAGGGACCTGTCGGAGCAGGAGCGTATGGCCAGGGACCTGTCGGAGCGGGAGCGTATGGCCAGGGACCTGTCGGAGCGGGAGCGTATGGCCAGGGACCTGTCGGAGCGGGAGCGTATGGCCAGGGACCTGTCGGAGCGGGAGCGTATGGCCAGGTACCTGTAG